The following proteins are encoded in a genomic region of Poecilia reticulata strain Guanapo linkage group LG11, Guppy_female_1.0+MT, whole genome shotgun sequence:
- the snx10a gene encoding sorting nexin-10A encodes MDSILEGLSKTEFVSVCVRDPRLHKDDRWHTHVDYEICLHTNSMCFRKKTSYVRRSYSDFVWLRHCLEGNALTIELPKLPPWSPFFSLKNKEQVSKRMNGLQEFLENVFQNPLLLSDSRLHLFLQSELSIRRIERCALGKTRYTVAEAIQLSRSGYSSSEDKSSYDSDCESSASSGLGLSIDATTRDSPVPFHHSNERGFSN; translated from the exons ATGGACAGTATTCTGGAAGGTCTCTCAAAAACT GAATTTGTGAGCGTGTGTGTTCGAGATCCTAGACTCCACAAAGATGACCGCTGGCACACTCATGTCGACTACGAGATCTGTTTACAT accAACAGCATGTGTTTTCGAAAGAAGACTTCCTATGTGAGGAGGAGTTACAGTGATTTTGTTTGGCTGCGTCACTGTCTGGAGGGAAATGCTCTGACCAT AGAATTGCCCAAGTTGCCACCCTGGAGTCCCTTCTTTAGTTTGAAGAACAAAGAGCAAGTATCCAAAAGAATGAATGGCCTGCAGGAGTTTCTAGAAAA tgtttttcagAATCCCTTATTGTTATCAGATAGTCGGCTCCATCTCTTCCTCCAGTCAGAACTCAGTATCAGACGGATTGAAAGGTGTGCTCTTGGTAAGACCAGGTACACTGTGGCTGAAGCTATTCAACTGTCCAGAAGCGGTTACAGCAGTTCAGAGGACAAGAGTTCTTATGACTCGGACTGCGAGAG CTCTGCATCTTCAGGTCTGGGATTGAGCATCGATGCTACTACTCGAGACAGTCCGGTCCCTTTTCATCATTCAAATGAAAGAGGATTCTCTAATTGA
- the cbx3a gene encoding chromobox protein homolog 3a isoform X2, producing the protein MGKKQNTKTKKDAQTQEEPEEFVVEKVMDQRIVNGKVEFFLKWKGFTDADNTWEPEENLDCPELISAFLESQKTIKEKPAAVKRKASTEEGETDSAKKTETEQPRGFARNLNPEKIIGATDSSGELMFLMKWKDSDEADLVPAREANTRCPQVVIAFYEERLTWHSCPEDEAQ; encoded by the exons ATGGGcaagaaacaaaacaccaaaactaaGAAGGATGCGCAGACTCAGGAGGAGCCGGAGGAGTTTGTTGTGGAAAAAGTAATGGACCAGCGCATCGTCAATGGGAAAGTGGAGTTCTTCCTGAAGTGGAAAGGATTTACTGA TGCTGACAACACTTGGGAGCCCGAGGAGAACTTGGACTGCCCCGAGCTGATTTCAGCTTTTCTGGAGTCGCAGAAAACCATCAAGGAGAAGCCTGCAGCTGTGAAGAGGAAGGCCTCCACAGAGGAGGGAGAAACTgattctgcaaagaaaactgag ACTGAGCAGCCACGTGGCTTTGCCAGAAACCTCAACCCAGAAAAGATAATTGGTGCCACAGATAGCAGTGGGGAGCTGATGTTCTTGATGAAATG GAAAGACTCGGATGAAGCAGATTTGGTCCCAGCCCGAGAGGCCAACACGCGCTGCCCTCAGGTCGTCATAGCTTTTTATGAGGAGCGACTGACATGGCATTCGTGTCCAGAGGATGAAGCTCAATAA
- the cbx3a gene encoding chromobox protein homolog 3a isoform X1, with protein sequence MVASLTKTPSVITQQEHKMGKKQNTKTKKDAQTQEEPEEFVVEKVMDQRIVNGKVEFFLKWKGFTDADNTWEPEENLDCPELISAFLESQKTIKEKPAAVKRKASTEEGETDSAKKTETEQPRGFARNLNPEKIIGATDSSGELMFLMKWKDSDEADLVPAREANTRCPQVVIAFYEERLTWHSCPEDEAQ encoded by the exons ATGGTTGCTTCTTTAACAAAGACTCCAAGTGTTATTACCCAGCAAG AGCACAAAATGGGcaagaaacaaaacaccaaaactaaGAAGGATGCGCAGACTCAGGAGGAGCCGGAGGAGTTTGTTGTGGAAAAAGTAATGGACCAGCGCATCGTCAATGGGAAAGTGGAGTTCTTCCTGAAGTGGAAAGGATTTACTGA TGCTGACAACACTTGGGAGCCCGAGGAGAACTTGGACTGCCCCGAGCTGATTTCAGCTTTTCTGGAGTCGCAGAAAACCATCAAGGAGAAGCCTGCAGCTGTGAAGAGGAAGGCCTCCACAGAGGAGGGAGAAACTgattctgcaaagaaaactgag ACTGAGCAGCCACGTGGCTTTGCCAGAAACCTCAACCCAGAAAAGATAATTGGTGCCACAGATAGCAGTGGGGAGCTGATGTTCTTGATGAAATG GAAAGACTCGGATGAAGCAGATTTGGTCCCAGCCCGAGAGGCCAACACGCGCTGCCCTCAGGTCGTCATAGCTTTTTATGAGGAGCGACTGACATGGCATTCGTGTCCAGAGGATGAAGCTCAATAA
- the nfe2l3 gene encoding nuclear factor erythroid 2-related factor 3 → MQVAKKYFTEGLIQLTILLSLVGVRVDIDSYLTGYYPPLTEINLGPSSAYIQTPFHVLRDTLDGYGVHPKCPELDYFFASRRLLDEVRNLGSPRFHTQLNAWLVHQVSSTGPSTSGNPDASVGLESTENEPADAGEHRPVRDQEVHCQSNSELGQGPCGAGAFLNEDEVKIKEEEEAVPLTHLAHSSTLEQESLFEGITTLPDPVLHHVPPAADIDWSNLLSVADLDDLDSLVTDRLSELDSDISSAISQDVSLHDAMVTSAGAFGATESRTVSQRERNLLRLESTNSSLSDSLPGMAVGLAALPFASVCNLTGNLTSQSALGSCLDEAVFEQINQLGLGLEAIDNQLNYLECLDSRAFEDLDSDSGLSLESSYGCPVSPGSSEMSSSTSSYYEEEGGATGYSSEVDSKPPKGILDHRAMWPPVDLSESVWHDHSYSSPPLLSMPPLRLPCKTEEPEEDDGSRLEEQELSRDELRARAMCIPFSVLQIVNMPVEEFMEVLDNHSFSADQVTLLRDIRRRGKNKLAAQNCRKRKLDAITGLQEEVERLQAQRDRLLREKRLTAKTMGAVAHQFKQLTRDVLSRVRDASGRPLNPERFTLQCGANGRVVVQPIRQPAVATSAGKKTDKRKKEKKQ, encoded by the exons ATGCAGGTCGcgaaaaaatactttacagaaGGCCTGATTCAGTTGACTATCTTGCTCAGTTTGGTTGGAGTTCGAGTAGACATCGACAGCTACCTTACCGGCTACTATCCGCCACTCACTGAGATTAACTTGGGTCCAAGCTCAGCCTACATTCAGACACCTTTTCACGTTTTGAGAGACACACTTGACGGATACGGAGTGCATCCAAAATGCCCCGAGCTGGACTACTTCTTCGCCAGTCGTCGTCTGTTGGATGAGGTGAGGAACCTCGGCTCACCGCGGTTCCACACGCAGCTGAACGCGTGGCTGGTGCACCAAGTTTCCTCCACAGGGCCTTCCACCAGCGGCAACCCTGACGCCAGCGTAGGGTTAGAAAGCACTGAGAATGAACCTGCAGACGCCGGTGAGCACCGGCCTGTCAGAGACCAAGAAGTGCACTGCCAGTCCAACTCTGAGCTGGGACAGGGGCCTTGTGGTGCTGGAGCCTTCCTGAAT GAGGATGAAGTTAAGAttaaagaagaggaggaagccGTTCCACTCACTCACCTGGCTCACAGTTCAACACTAGAACAAGAG agttTGTTTGAAGGCATCACTACGCTGCCTGATCCGGTGCTTCACCATGTTCCTCCAGCTGCTGATATCGACTGGAGCAATTTGCTTTCTGTTGCAGATCTTGAT GACCTGGACTCTCTTGTCACCGATCGTCTCTCGGAGCTCGACTCGGACATCAGCAGCGCCATCAGCCAGGACGTCAGTTTGCATGACGCCATGGTGACCAGCGCCGGTGCGTTCGGAGCGACGGAGTCCCGGACGGTCAGCCAGCGGGAAAGAAACCTCCTGCGGCTGGAGTCCACAAACTCCTCGCTCTCTGACTCTTTGCCGGGCATGGCCGTGGGCCTCGCTGCGCTGCCCTTTGCCTCGGTGTGCAACTTAACGGGAAATCTGACATCGCAGAGCGCGCTCGGCAGCTGCCTAGACGAGGCTGTGTTTGAACAAATCAATCAGCTGGGTTTGGGCCTGGAGGCAATAGACAATCAGCTGAACTACCTCGAGTGCTTAGACTCTCGAGCGTTCGAGGACTTGGACTCCGATTCAGGACTCTCCTTGGAAAGCAGCTATGGATGTCCCGTCTCCCCTG GTTCATCTGAGATGTCATCATCGACCAGCTCGTACTATGAAGAAGAGGGCGGAGCGACCGGCTATAGCAGCGAGGTGGACTCCAAACCCCCTAAAGGCATACTGGACCACCGCGCCATGTGGCCGCCTGTTGATCTGAGTGAGAGTGTGTGGCACGACCACAGCTACTCATCTCCCCCTCTCCTCAGCATGCCGCCCCTAAGGCTGCCATGTAAAACcgaggagccagaggaggatgACGGGTCCCGGCTGGAGGAACAGGAGCTGAGCCGCGACGAGCTGCGTGCCCGCGCCATGTGCATCCCCTTCTCTGTCCTGCAGATCGTCAACATGCCCGTGGAGGAATTCATGGAGGTGCTGGACAACCACAGCTTCTCCGCCGATCAGGTGACGCTCCTGCGGGACATCCGCAGGCGTGGGAAGAACAAGCTGGCGGCACAAAACTGCCGCAAGCGTAAGCTGGATGCCATCACGGGGCtccaggaggaggtggagagaCTGCAGGCCCAGAGAGACCGACTGCTGAGGGAAAAGCGGCTCACGGCCAAGACCATGGGCGCTGTGGCCCACCAGTTCAAGCAGCTGACCCGGGACGTCCTCTCTCGGGTGAGGGACGCGTCGGGGCGGCCCCTGAACCCCGAGAGGTTTACTCTGCAGTGCGGCGCTAACGGGAGGGTCGTAGTTCAGCCCATCAGACAGCCCGCTGTCGCCACATCAGCTGgcaaaaaaacagacaagagaaagaaggagaagaagcagTGA